The segment GACTAGGTCagtgtgcatacacacacacacacacacacacgtttgtttttgtgaaaagtggggacatcccataggcgtaatggtttttatactgtacaaattgtacattctatggccctacaccaaccctaaccctcacaggaaactttgtgcatttttactttctctacTTTCTTGATCTTATTGTTATTGATGTGGCCACTCATCTTTTTTTCAGAGACAAGAGAGGATCGCACCAAGAGACTTTTCAGGCACTACACTGTTGGCTCCTATGACAACTATACCTcttacaggtacacacacacacacacacacacacacacatatatatatatatacagtgttgggaaggttactttggaaatgtaataggttacagattacaagttaccctgtttaaaatgtaatagtagtgaaactttttcaattactttattaaagtaatgtaactaattacttttgagtactttttgattacttttctaaatttgtgaagattataataaataaaagcatatatatcaactcaaatacagttatctaacaagcatgtgtcatatgctgtttaataaactcctgaaacattggtgtttttttttttttaaactgctgtctctttatatatgatatgatgatagttttctcaaaataagtaaaatgcatgaagtgacagagcagttctagaaattatgtgtatgtgctcgtgtactcatatattgagacggcagaggttgaaaacactgcgagcttcagtaggcctatgtgtagtaaatgaaactgcatgtctttgccattaatttacaggaggggcagactgggaaaaaaaaatcagaatggaaattttaaatttttggttaccacagttaaacaatagtaaccattttcacttgatttatagtaaaataataacatgTTAATTTTCGCAAGGGTTGTgtcaaaaaagcatctttacagatgaaactgacctgaaaccctgaacagtagttctgcttctctgttccagctgtgcgcttccacagtccactcttttatctctctttcgcattgattacttggtctgatccaaaccgtttggcggaggcgcggagagcgcgcgagtcacgactaacagatttattagagatttaattatcaaatggcggattcgcaaatgatcgctttagtacattcggcaggcaattatacaataatgatattaaaatattgggacaagttgaggaagactgaggaagctggcaggccaccgggaattgtcccggttctcccggtgtccagtccgcgcgtgatttcaactgacacgcagaacgtgcaggagtcatatattgcattttgggggcttaatattcacagacaccagtccatgtcatgttttgattcaagtgtactgacctacttttgatttagtcatccaaaatgtggcatattccgtccgcgttaggcattccatttttctgactggattctacgaaccagactgtatttccgcatcccggaaattattagggggtatgtcttagaatagtcagtgcaatttgggaaagaaatcagttaaatctgtatgtggatgtgtgtaaatattcaaatgtaatcccctttgttatcgttaaaaaaatcataagtaactgtaatttaattactcattttttcttagtaactgtaactaattacagttacattaattttgtaattaaattacgtaacacCGTTACatataactagttactccccaacactgtatatatatatatatatatatatatatatatatatatatatatatatatatatatgtatatatatatatgtatatgtatatatatatatatatatatgtatatgtatatatatatatatatatatatatatatatatatatacatatatatatatatgtatatatatatatatatgtatatatatatatatatatatatatgtatatatatatatatatgtatatgtatatatatatatatatatatatatatatatgtatatatatatatatatatatatatatatatatatatatatatatatacagagagagagagacagacagactgactatGTCTATCTATCCAGGTGTTCCATGCATTACTGTGCACTGTATACATACTGCAGAAATAATATGAGTAGTATGATATTATTCCTTTCCAACCATTGCCTTTCCCTCACCTCtatcttatatataaaaaaatatggtgCCAGTGTTGGGGAATATGAGTATATGGGTATGGGAGGGGGAATATATGAAGACAGTGAGTTGTGGCGGTGCAGCACACCTGACTATTGATTTCTATAAATTCACAGTGATTATGTTATAGAAGAAAAAAGTGCAACGTTGCAGAAGAGAGACAGCGAAGGATTTGGCTTTGTGCTTCGGGGAGCTAAAggtatgaaacacacacacacacacatgtatgtgtgCATATTAGCATGAATACAATTCACATACAAATGCAGTTATTGAATCCTCTCTCTTGTCAGCTGAGACACCAATAGAAGAGTTCACACCTACTCCTGCTTTTCCTGCCCTGCAATACCTGGAGTCTGTGGACCTGGAAGGGGTGGCATGGAGGGCAGGGTTAAGGACAGGAGATTTCCTCATAGAGgttaaaaaatacttttgatttatacacacacaaacaaaatgttttctttgataaagcagtgattttcaagccatatttgaaaaaaaactggcctaaattaataattgtaattaaaaagcaaacacaCTTAATTATTTGACTAATTTTGGAAATCTCATACGTCACCAAGGATGTCTgccatttgattaaaaattacaagctcagttctttaaaaaaattaaacatgcatgGAAGAATCATTCACAGTAAGATCAGTAGCATGAATTTAGAAAATAGATTGGGTGAGTTTCGATTTCTAGACTGAAGAATGTCATCATGCTTCTGCTGGGTTTCTGCCGGCTTTGTGTTAAATCTTTCTCTAATTCTCCGCACATTTGTCAGGTAAATGGGGTAAGCGTAGTAAAGGTGGGACATAGGCAGGTGGTATCACTGATTCGGCAAGGTGGAAGTCGACTAGTAATGAAGGTGGTGTCTGTCACGCGCAAGCCTGACACTGGAGATGTCATCCGCAAGAAAGGTTCTTGTCCTCAACTTCATTAATGCATGCAGactatgcatttttatttgactGAACGTCAAAATTTAGAGAATCCTGCaaaattttaatattgcattTCTTGTTCTTCCTGATAATTAATTAGCCCCACCTCCACCCAAGAGGGACCCAAGCACCAGCCTGACCCTGCGCTCAAAAAGCATGACTGCAGAACTGGAGGAGCTGGGTAAGATGGATGCTCTTATAAACAAACACGGATGTAAACATCTCATTGTGTAATGCTAGATCTCAGATAAGTTAAAAGAGATGTTTTCATTATCTTTGAGGGCACAGCACTTGTTTTATTCCCCCAGTAACTCTAATGGAGAAATGCATGCAAATTAAAGTATTTTCTTTCTGTGAGAATGATATAGCAGTGCAAGGATTGTGGATGATTGTGCAGTGATGGCTTTGCTCATTGATTGTTAATGAAAAGTGACCATCAAATACTCAATCTATGAGCTAAATCAGGAACTATAGATTTGTCCTTCTTGTCCACAAGCGTCAAGGAGAAGGAGGGGAGGTAAGATAAGAAACCAGTCTCACGTTGATGTCCTTTACTGGTTCTTTATGCTGATTAGCATGTAATGTTATGGATGGATTCATCTAACCTGTTTATTTAGCTTGTGTGTCGTTGCCTGTGACTGTGAAAAATTGTAAAgtcaaagtatgtttttttttctttttgtggatTGTAGTTAGCTGTGTTTTGTACTGTATTTGTGGCTGTATATTTGTTTTAGTGTTCCTTCAGACTTTGCATATTATACACATGGGATCTGTGTACCTGTAAATTCTGTTGCACTGGGTGACTGGGATTGGTCTTCTTTGATTTGATCAGAGGAAGGACTGAAATATTGGCCAAGAATGTGTATTAAGTGTTCCTGTATTTGAGTGGATCCGTGTGTATCCCTCACAGAGAAGTTGGATGAGATGTTGAGTTCACCCAAAGAACCGGTTGTAGTGATGAGGCCACGTCCTGCGGATACGGACTCCAGAGCAGCCACTGTGAAACAGAGACCAGCAAGTCGCCGTATCACACAGGCTGAGATCAATGTGAGTCTAATACACATAAACatataccatttaaaaaaaatatttttaatattttataataatataaagtacAAGTGCACTTGTTATTCATGGCAATATGTAGTTTCTGACATATGATGAATTGTATGAACAGATGGTGCATATCACCACTATACGgtagcctaatggttagagggaagtcgtggcctaatggttagaaagtcGGACtggcaattgaaaggttgtgagttcgagtctcgggccggacggaattgtaggtggggggagtgcatgcacAGTgttctctccaccctcaataccacgacttaggtgcccttgagcaaggcatcgaacccccaactgctcccagggcgccgcagcataaatggctgcccactgctccgggcgtgtgttcacagtgtgtgtgttcacagtgtgtatgtgtgttcactgctctgtgtgtgtgcacttcggatgggttaaatgcagagcacaaattctgagtatgggtcaccatacttggctgaatgtcacgtcactttcactaatTATTTGCACATCTGTTACTGCGGCATTTGTTATCATGTAGTTGCGCTCAGTTTGTACATTACTGCACTATTGTTTTTTGCCCATACGTTAAAACTGTACATTAGCGTATACTGTATAGATATACATAGtctacatttctattttttttttcatagtttttattCCTACTCATGCAGCATAGTTTTTATCAtgtttgtatgcatgtatatgtgtatagtAGTGTATGCATGTGTTTATAGTTTTGCACTTGTCTTGGCATTCATTGGGAAATTGTTTTCCTCACTgggcaaatgaaaataaatgctttgaatCCTTTGAATCCTTGAATTATGTCAGTAAATATTTTGCTGCTGATCACCTTTTGTTTATAATGCATATTGTCTTTCGGTTAAAATAAAATTAGCTGTGACtgcattttctgtttatttctttgATGGCTGATTAATCAGAGTCTGTGATTTGTTGGCTGTTCTGACAGTAACTGAATTCTGGCCAGTATTTGATcatgtattgtttttgtttgtgtgtaggCTCTGTTAGAGAGGCAGGGTTTGCCAATAAGTTCAGGAGTTTCCTTGGCTGTGGACAAAAGTCATATGCAGCTGCCTAGGGGAATGTCAAGAACCAAGTCATTTGGTAATGTGTCATTTGGCATGCGTCAATAAAAACGTTctcacaaattttcatttttcaaaacataaacCAGTGATATAAAAAGGGTTATTAAAACATGATCAGAGTTCTGATATTTGTTCAAAACAATACACCCACAGTCTCACTGAGAACTGTTTTATAGGTGCTCCTGAAGATGAAAGAATCTCAGCCCTGATTGGAGAGCATCGCTTTCCAAGAAGCTCCTCGATGACTGACAGCTTTAGACAAGATAGTATTCCACCCCCTCCGCAAACAGCTCCTCCACCACCTCCAACTCCCTACTTTCTAGATTCAGGGCCACCTCCATCCTTTCTTCCACCTCCGCCCCCTTCTCGCACTGCCAACCAGAGCCGTTCAAGCTTCCGCCCAGGGGCAGAGCCCAAACTCCATGGCCCAGTCACGACTGACCGCCAGCGAAAAACACGTTCCATGATCATTCTTCAGGATACCACCCATTTGCCAGTGGAGCCTGCCCCTATTGCAAGACCACAAACGCCTAACTCTGGAGTGGTTCCTACTGAACGTGGTCGTAGGCGTGGACCACCGGTGGAGAATCCATATGCTAATGTTGGTCGTTTAAGTGCTGTCTATACTCCTAACAAGCCCCAGCGTAGAAAGAGCCCATTAGTCAAACAAGGACCAGTTGAAGAGGGAGCTGCTCATTCTTCTAGAGACCCCTCTCCTTTGGGAGGGTCACGGATTCCCCACAGCAGCCGAGCAGAGCAGTTCCAACAGCAGGTTCTCTCTGAGCGAGCTAGAATCATTCCTCCAGGGGCCCGACGCAGGCCCAGCGTTTTTCTATCTGTAGAAGGGGGCGCGACAGAGCCACAGACAACCCCTTTACTTTCTCAGTCTCACTCCGTGGATGAGTTGGCAGAGTTGCCTCCACCTGCACCAATGCTTTCCCCTGGCCCACCACCAGGGGGCACCACTTTTATACACCCTCTAACAGGTCGACCATTGGATCCTTCCTCACCTCTAGCTCTTGCACTGGCTGCACGAGAACGTGCCCTTAGTGGTCGGAACACACCCACTCCTACACCTTCGCCCACACCTTCGCCCACTCAAGGTCGAGTAGTGGAAAGGCCAGAGACAGAAGGAGGAGCAACACCACCTGCTCCTCTCGTGGTACCTCCATCTAATTCCTGGAGAGACGAACCGGTCAGCATCACAGAAACAGCAAGCCAAGTGACTAGCGGTAGCCCTGGGTCTGGACGAAGCCTGGAAGAGGCACTTATCCCACCCAGCGTGCAAGGTGTCCAACCAGCACTAATGGATACAGAACATACCCCACCAGCGGTCCCACCCACTCTACCTTCACCTGCCCCTACCCTGTCAAATCTGACTGCTCGAAGTCTGACTATGAGCTCAGAGGAGGAAGCGGAGCCTTACACAGTGACACTTCCTCCTGCGTTGCTCTCGTCCAGTGATGAGGAAACCAGAGAAGAGCTTCGGAAGATTGGCCTTGTGCCGCCCCCTCAACCCTTCGCTAATGGCCTTCTAATTAAAGAAACACCCAAAGTCACTCTAAGCATTTCACCTAGTGGATCACGGCCATCTATTGCAAAGACCTCCTCTGGGAAAGCAAGCGATTCTGCGGCAGACTCTGGGGTTGAAGACCCACATATGGAGACCACAAGTACTGTTTCTACAGTCTCCAGCATGTCCACTTTGTCTTCAGAGAGCACAGACTCTGCTCATGCTAGTAAACCACGTTCTGGGGTGGGGCGTGGTCGCCCCGCCCATCTCAGGGATCCACTGCTTAAACAGTCATCAGACAGTGAGCTGCTTCCACACCCACCCAGCACAGGCCCCAGCCGTCCACGCTACCTATTCCAAAGACGTTCCAAACTCTGGGGGGAGGAGCCCCGGACCCAAATGAGTGGGTCTGATGAAAGTCGGCCTGCTGCTATGGGGGCAGAGTTGCTAAGCAAAGACACTCATTCCCTGGGGGAGGAGCCACCAATGGGAGCACCTCTTGACCCTGGCAGGAGATCACCTGTGGGAGGTGCCAGGTAGGAAAGACTTGTTAAAAATTGTACCAACTTGACAACAGCAGCACATTTTGCACAACTGCATGAAACACAACACAATTTAATTTAGCAATACACCCACTTGACTTTTGACACCCTTAGCCACACACCTGGTAAATTGCCTATCCAtaacacacacgtgtgtgtgtgtgtgtgtctgtatgtcctTGCAGATGTGAGGAGAATGGAGGAGAGAGTAAATCGTAGGTTTTTAGCACTGTGGGTAAAAACAACTCCTTGTCTAACTAACTTCCACTAAACCCTTTACTGCAGCTGTTAATCATGCTGCAAATGCTACCGTGGGCTTGTCTTAAAGGCTTATGGTAGTTCATTATGCAGTTACTGAGACATTTCAGCTTCTGTCTGTCCTTGCGCAACGAAACTGGAATTTTCAGTGTACCGCTGAGGGCCAATCAAATtgctttttagtaaaaaaaagtatatgaaaCAAATGTTGAATCTACATTTAGTTTATATTGCTCCGTTGTGGTAAGTTTATTGCAGCAAGTTTTGGATGTTCCAAAAAAAGCATGCGGTGGTGGAAATACTGTGAAATGCTTATGCACCAATTTTTAATACCCTTTCTGAGGACTCCAGTTTTATATTAACTGCTCTaactgtcattttattattaagttctCACTGCATGCCCTGCACTATTTAAATTTTCACAAACCCCAATGTTTACAGCATTGGATCCGCATTTCTTTTCTCTCACATTAGCATCCCAGTAGTTTCCTAAAAGTACTGCAGTTAAAACTCTtcctttgtttacttttttacttCAGCTACACCTTCTTCTTTTTGACAGGTATTTTAtgttttcactctctctctctctctctctctcagactctTTAGTAGTTTAGGGGAGCTTCATACCATCTCTCAGCGGAGTTACGGCACCACCTTCACAATCCGGCCTGGCAGCCGATACCCAGTGACCCGTAGGACTCCAAGCCCTGGAGCCACACCAGAAAGGAGTGAGCCACTGGGGCCTGTCCGTTCATTCGGCCCTCATCACCACCATCACACAATCCTCAAGTCTTCTAGCCTAAGTTTGCCCCAGGAGCCCAAGGAGGTGCGTTTCGTCATGAGGAGCGCCAGTGCTCGAGCCCGCAGCCGTTCTCCATCCCCTTCTCCATGCGCCTCACCCTGCCCTTCACCGGTACTGGGAGCCCCTCTCCTGGCCCTACGGCCATTCAGACAGCGCCCCCTAGCACTGTGGAGTAAGTATGATGTTGGAGAGTGGCTAGAGAGTGTGGGACTAGGAGAACATCGTGCCCGCTTTTTGGAGCATGAGATCGAAGGCGCCCACCTGCCTGCTCTGACCAAGAACGATCTGGCAGAGTTAGGGGTGACACGGGTGGGGCACCGAATGAACATTGAACGTGCACTGAAGCAGTTGCTTGAGAGTTGAGGAGAGCCAAAATGCAGGATATAGTTccatcacaaaataaattaatttttactaTTAAGATTTAAAGTCATTCCGAAGTCTAACACCATTGATTCCCAAcccactttatttagcattgcaCAGCCCTTATATAAGATAGATTTGACTCCCACAAAATCCACCATGTTTCTTCACTAGTTTGCCACCTACTAAGAGTAAAAATAACATGCTGGACAGGAGTGTGGACCTACTGCGCAATATCTTCTATTTACAGCTACAGGTCCAAGAAAATTGAACGGGCCATGTTTTTAGAGTCTTCTGCACAATAACAAATGATATAGCCAGCAAGCAGCCATTTCCTTCATGTGCCATGTTTTACAATCAAATGATTATGATGAAGGTGTGGCAA is part of the Carassius gibelio isolate Cgi1373 ecotype wild population from Czech Republic chromosome A4, carGib1.2-hapl.c, whole genome shotgun sequence genome and harbors:
- the LOC127976894 gene encoding SH3 and multiple ankyrin repeat domains protein 3 isoform X2, with translation MPISPPANGKHEALERPRQQHTPTNGNHGDDSIRASPGTKSTSEPMEDLHGNAVVIRIGIPDLQQTKCLRLDLEAPVWVCKQRVLVNLTQSLTDVLNYGLYLPAFNGRAGKFLDEERLLREYPFPTVTPVPYLEFRYKRRVYTQSHVDDKQLAKLHTKANLKKFMEYVQQRCVDKVCRFLEKGLDPNFHDADSGESPLTLVAQLDTCAELIKVLRSGGAHLDFRTRDGLTALHKAVQTHNHVALTTLLDLGASPDYKDSRGLTPLYHSAMVGGDPYCCELLLYDHAQLGYSDENGWQEIHQACRHGNVQHLEHLLFYGAEMSAQNASGNTALHLCALYNQEGCARVLLFRGANKEIKNYNNQTAFQIAIIAGNFDLAEIIKIHKTSDVVPFRETPSYSSRRHAVCISPRRSLMRSASDNALDESLPAPSPAPSLRSLPPLEPDDTNPSQRSPQAAHTHTRSLRRHTRSGGHLSPGSPVQREPSPPAVSRGPKRRLYSAVPGRTFIAISSHNPQGEGEITLNRGERVKVLSIGEGGFWEGSVKGRTGWFPAHCVEEVQMRQYDPRLETREDRTKRLFRHYTVGSYDNYTSYSDYVIEEKSATLQKRDSEGFGFVLRGAKAETPIEEFTPTPAFPALQYLESVDLEGVAWRAGLRTGDFLIEVNGVSVVKVGHRQVVSLIRQGGSRLVMKVVSVTRKPDTGDVIRKKAPPPPKRDPSTSLTLRSKSMTAELEELEKLDEMLSSPKEPVVVMRPRPADTDSRAATVKQRPASRRITQAEINALLERQGLPISSGVSLAVDKSHMQLPRGMSRTKSFGAPEDERISALIGEHRFPRSSSMTDSFRQDSIPPPPQTAPPPPPTPYFLDSGPPPSFLPPPPPSRTANQSRSSFRPGAEPKLHGPVTTDRQRKTRSMIILQDTTHLPVEPAPIARPQTPNSGVVPTERGRRRGPPVENPYANVGRLSAVYTPNKPQRRKSPLVKQGPVEEGAAHSSRDPSPLGGSRIPHSSRAEQFQQQVLSERARIIPPGARRRPSVFLSVEGGATEPQTTPLLSQSHSVDELAELPPPAPMLSPGPPPGGTTFIHPLTGRPLDPSSPLALALAARERALSGRNTPTPTPSPTPSPTQGRVVERPETEGGATPPAPLVVPPSNSWRDEPVSITETASQVTSGSPGSGRSLEEALIPPSVQGVQPALMDTEHTPPAVPPTLPSPAPTLSNLTARSLTMSSEEEAEPYTVTLPPALLSSSDEETREELRKIGLVPPPQPFANGLLIKETPKVTLSISPSGSRPSIAKTSSGKASDSAADSGVEDPHMETTSTVSTVSSMSTLSSESTDSAHASKPRSGVGRGRPAHLRDPLLKQSSDSELLPHPPSTGPSRPRYLFQRRSKLWGEEPRTQMSGSDESRPAAMGAELLSKDTHSLGEEPPMGAPLDPGRRSPVGGARCEENGGESKSLFSSLGELHTISQRSYGTTFTIRPGSRYPVTRRTPSPGATPERSEPLGPVRSFGPHHHHHTILKSSSLSLPQEPKEVRFVMRSASARARSRSPSPSPCASPCPSPVLGAPLLALRPFRQRPLALWSKYDVGEWLESVGLGEHRARFLEHEIEGAHLPALTKNDLAELGVTRVGHRMNIERALKQLLES
- the LOC127976894 gene encoding SH3 and multiple ankyrin repeat domains protein 3 isoform X1: MPISPPANGKHEALERPRQQHTPTNGNHGDDSIRASPGTKSTSEPMEDLHGNAVVIRIGIPDLQQTKCLRLDLEAPVWVCKQRVLVNLTQSLTDVLNYGLYLPAFNGRAGKFLDEERLLREYPFPTVTPVPYLEFRYKRRVYTQSHVDDKQLAKLHTKANLKKFMEYVQQRCVDKVCRFLEKGLDPNFHDADSGESPLTLVAQLDTCAELIKVLRSGGAHLDFRTRDGLTALHKAVQTHNHVALTTLLDLGASPDYKDSRGLTPLYHSAMVGGDPYCCELLLYDHAQLGYSDENGWQEIHQACRHGNVQHLEHLLFYGAEMSAQNASGNTALHLCALYNQEGCARVLLFRGANKEIKNYNNQTAFQIAIIAGNFDLAEIIKIHKTSDVVPFRETPSYSSRRHAVCISPRRSLMRSASDNALDESLPAPSPAPSLRSLPPLEPDDTNPSQRSPQAAHTHTRSLRRHTRSGGHLSPGSPVQREPSPPAVSRGPKRRLYSAVPGRTFIAISSHNPQGEGEITLNRGERVKVLSIGEGGFWEGSVKGRTGWFPAHCVEEVQMRQYDPRLETREDRTKRLFRHYTVGSYDNYTSYSDYVIEEKSATLQKRDSEGFGFVLRGAKAETPIEEFTPTPAFPALQYLESVDLEGVAWRAGLRTGDFLIEVNGVSVVKVGHRQVVSLIRQGGSRLVMKVVSVTRKPDTGDVIRKKAPPPPKRDPSTSLTLRSKSMTAELEELASRRRRGEKLDEMLSSPKEPVVVMRPRPADTDSRAATVKQRPASRRITQAEINALLERQGLPISSGVSLAVDKSHMQLPRGMSRTKSFGAPEDERISALIGEHRFPRSSSMTDSFRQDSIPPPPQTAPPPPPTPYFLDSGPPPSFLPPPPPSRTANQSRSSFRPGAEPKLHGPVTTDRQRKTRSMIILQDTTHLPVEPAPIARPQTPNSGVVPTERGRRRGPPVENPYANVGRLSAVYTPNKPQRRKSPLVKQGPVEEGAAHSSRDPSPLGGSRIPHSSRAEQFQQQVLSERARIIPPGARRRPSVFLSVEGGATEPQTTPLLSQSHSVDELAELPPPAPMLSPGPPPGGTTFIHPLTGRPLDPSSPLALALAARERALSGRNTPTPTPSPTPSPTQGRVVERPETEGGATPPAPLVVPPSNSWRDEPVSITETASQVTSGSPGSGRSLEEALIPPSVQGVQPALMDTEHTPPAVPPTLPSPAPTLSNLTARSLTMSSEEEAEPYTVTLPPALLSSSDEETREELRKIGLVPPPQPFANGLLIKETPKVTLSISPSGSRPSIAKTSSGKASDSAADSGVEDPHMETTSTVSTVSSMSTLSSESTDSAHASKPRSGVGRGRPAHLRDPLLKQSSDSELLPHPPSTGPSRPRYLFQRRSKLWGEEPRTQMSGSDESRPAAMGAELLSKDTHSLGEEPPMGAPLDPGRRSPVGGARCEENGGESKSLFSSLGELHTISQRSYGTTFTIRPGSRYPVTRRTPSPGATPERSEPLGPVRSFGPHHHHHTILKSSSLSLPQEPKEVRFVMRSASARARSRSPSPSPCASPCPSPVLGAPLLALRPFRQRPLALWSKYDVGEWLESVGLGEHRARFLEHEIEGAHLPALTKNDLAELGVTRVGHRMNIERALKQLLES
- the LOC127976894 gene encoding SH3 and multiple ankyrin repeat domains protein 3 isoform X5, with the protein product MPISPPANGKHEALERPRQQHTPTNGNHGDDSIRASPGTKSTSEPMEDLHGNAVVIRIGIPDLQQTKCLRLDLEAPVWVCKQRVLVNLTQSLTDVLNYGLYLPAFNGRAGKFLDEERLLREYPFPTVTPVPYLEFRYKRRVYTQSHVDDKQLAKLHTKANLKKFMEYVQQRCVDKVCRFLEKGLDPNFHDADSGESPLTLVAQLDTCAELIKVLRSGGAHLDFRTRDGLTALHKAVQTHNHVALTTLLDLGASPDYKDSRGLTPLYHSAMVGGDPYCCELLLYDHAQLGYSDENGWQEIHQACRHGNVQHLEHLLFYGAEMSAQNASGNTALHLCALYNQEGCARVLLFRGANKEIKNYNNQTAFQIAIIAGNFDLAEIIKIHKTSDVVPFRETPSYSSRRHAVCISPRRSLMRSASDNALDESLPAPSPAPSLRSLPPLEPDDTNPSQRSPQAAHTHTRSLRRHTRSGGHLSPGSPVQREPSPPAVSRGPKRRLYSAVPGRTFIAISSHNPQGEGEITLNRGERVKVLSIGEGGFWEGSVKGRTGWFPAHCVEEVQMRQYDPRLETREDRTKRLFRHYTVGSYDNYTSYSDYVIEEKSATLQKRDSEGFGFVLRGAKAETPIEEFTPTPAFPALQYLESVDLEGVAWRAGLRTGDFLIEVNGVSVVKVGHRQVVSLIRQGGSRLVMKVVSVTRKPDTGDVIRKKAPPPPKRDPSTSLTLRSKSMTAELEELASRRRRGEKLDEMLSSPKEPVVVMRPRPADTDSRAATVKQRPASRRITQAEINALLERQGLPISSGVSLAVDKSHMQLPRGMSRTKSFGAPEDERISALIGEHRFPRSSSMTDSFRQDSIPPPPQTAPPPPPTPYFLDSGPPPSFLPPPPPSRTANQSRSSFRPGAEPKLHGPVTTDRQRKTRSMIILQDTTHLPVEPAPIARPQTPNSGVVPTERGRRRGPPVENPYANVGRLSAVYTPNKPQRRKSPLVKQGPVEEGAAHSSRDPSPLGGSRIPHSSRAEQFQQQVLSERARIIPPGARRRPSVFLSVEGGATEPQTTPLLSQSHSVDELAELPPPAPMLSPGPPPGGTTFIHPLTGRPLDPSSPLALALAARERALSGRNTPTPTPSPTPSPTQGRVVERPETEGGATPPAPLVVPPSNSWRDEPVSITETASQVTSGSPGSGRSLEEALIPPSVQGVQPALMDTEHTPPAVPPTLPSPAPTLSNLTARSLTMSSEEEAEPYTVTLPPALLSSSDEETREELRKIGLVPPPQPFANGLLIKETPKVTLSISPSGSRPSIAKTSSGKASDSAADSGVEDPHMETTSTVSTVSSMSTLSSESTDSAHASKPRSGVGRGRPAHLRDPLLKQSSDSELLPHPPSTGPSRPRYLFQRRSKLWGEEPRTQMSGSDESRPAAMGAELLSKDTHSLGEEPPMGAPLDPGRRSPVGGARCEENGGESKS